A section of the Pseudomonas tritici genome encodes:
- the ompR gene encoding osmolarity response regulator transcription factor OmpR, whose translation MSSTAQTAEGEKILIVDDDPGLSSLLERFFNSKGYRARAVPNTEQMDRLLGREVFNLVVLDLMLPGEDGLTACKRLRGANNQIPIIMLTAKGDELSRIKGLELGADDYLAKPFNPDELMARVKAVLRRQAAPVPGAPGSEDESVTFGDYELSLATRELKRGDEVHMLTTGEFAVLKALVMNARQPLTRDKLMNLARGREWDALERSIDVQISRLRRMIEPDPSKPRYIQTVWGVGYVFVPDGNKTS comes from the coding sequence ATGAGCAGCACTGCACAAACTGCTGAAGGCGAAAAAATTCTCATCGTTGACGACGATCCGGGGCTGAGCAGCCTGCTGGAGCGTTTCTTCAACTCCAAGGGCTACCGCGCCCGCGCGGTGCCGAACACTGAGCAGATGGACCGCCTGTTGGGGCGTGAAGTGTTCAACCTGGTCGTACTCGACCTGATGCTGCCCGGCGAAGATGGCCTCACCGCCTGCAAACGCCTGCGCGGCGCGAACAACCAGATTCCAATCATCATGCTCACCGCCAAGGGCGATGAGCTTAGCCGCATCAAGGGCCTGGAGCTGGGCGCTGATGACTATTTGGCCAAGCCGTTCAACCCCGATGAGCTGATGGCGCGGGTAAAGGCCGTGTTGCGTCGCCAGGCGGCCCCGGTACCGGGCGCACCCGGCAGCGAAGACGAAAGCGTGACCTTTGGCGACTACGAACTGTCGCTGGCGACCCGTGAGCTCAAGCGTGGCGATGAAGTGCACATGCTGACCACTGGCGAATTCGCCGTGCTCAAGGCCCTGGTGATGAACGCTCGCCAGCCGCTGACCCGTGACAAACTGATGAACCTGGCCCGTGGCCGGGAATGGGACGCCCTGGAGCGCTCCATTGACGTGCAGATTTCCCGTCTGCGCCGGATGATCGAGCCGGACCCATCCAAGCCTCGGTATATCCAGACCGTGTGGGGTGTGGGTTATGTGTTTGTGCCGGATGGCAATAAAACCAGTTGA
- the rimK gene encoding 30S ribosomal protein S6--L-glutamate ligase codes for MKIAVLSRNPRLYSTRRLVEAGTERGHEMVVIDTLRAYMNIASHKPQIHYRGKPLEGFDAVIPRIGASVTFYGCAVLRQFEMMGVSPLNESVAIARSRDKLRSLQLLSRRGIGLPVTGFAHSPDDIPDLIEMVNGAPLVIKVLEGTQGIGVVLCETATAAESVIEAFMGLKQNIMVQEYIKEAGGADIRCFVVGDKVIAAMKRQAKPGEFRSNLHRGGSASLIKITPEERMTALRAAKVMGLSVAGVDILRSNHGPLVMEVNSSPGLEGIETTTGKDVAGIIIQHLEKSGGANMTRTKGKG; via the coding sequence ATGAAGATTGCTGTGCTGTCGCGAAACCCGCGTCTGTATTCCACCCGTCGCCTGGTTGAGGCCGGCACTGAACGTGGCCACGAAATGGTGGTGATCGACACGTTGCGTGCCTACATGAACATTGCCAGCCATAAACCGCAGATCCATTACCGGGGTAAACCGCTGGAGGGGTTTGATGCAGTGATCCCTCGCATCGGAGCTTCGGTGACGTTTTATGGCTGCGCGGTATTGCGCCAGTTTGAAATGATGGGCGTATCGCCCCTCAACGAATCAGTCGCCATTGCCCGCTCTCGGGACAAGTTGCGCTCGCTGCAGCTGCTTTCACGCCGGGGCATCGGCCTGCCAGTGACCGGTTTTGCCCACTCCCCCGACGATATTCCCGACCTGATCGAGATGGTCAATGGCGCGCCGCTGGTGATCAAGGTACTGGAAGGCACCCAGGGCATAGGTGTGGTGCTGTGTGAAACCGCGACGGCGGCGGAATCCGTGATCGAGGCATTCATGGGTCTCAAGCAGAACATCATGGTGCAGGAATACATCAAGGAAGCCGGCGGCGCCGATATCCGCTGCTTCGTGGTGGGTGACAAGGTGATTGCGGCGATGAAGCGTCAGGCCAAGCCGGGGGAGTTCCGCTCCAACTTGCACCGCGGTGGTAGTGCCAGCCTGATCAAGATCACCCCCGAGGAACGCATGACCGCGCTGCGGGCGGCGAAGGTGATGGGTTTGAGCGTGGCGGGTGTGGACATCTTGCGCTCCAACCATGGGCCACTGGTGATGGAGGTGAATTCATCGCCGGGGCTGGAAGGGATCGAGACCACCACAGGCAAGGATGTGGCGGGGATCATCATTCAGCATTTGGAAAAGAGTGGCGGGGCGAATATGACTCGGACCAAGGGCAAGGGCTGA
- a CDS encoding ATP-binding protein has product MKTPLWFPQSFFSRTLWLVLIVVLFSKALTLVYLLMNEDVLVDRQYSHGVALTLRAYWAADPENREKIAKAATLVRVAGAGVPEGEQHWPYSEIYQRQMQSELGEDTEVRLRMHVSPALWVRAPSLGEDWLKVPLYPHPLRGQKIWNVLGWFLAIGLLSTASAWIFVRQLNQPLKRLVFAARQLGQGRSVRLPVSDTPSEMTEVYGAFNQMAEDVEQAGRERELMLAGVSHDLRTPLTRLRLSLELMGNHSDLTDDMVRDIEDMDAILDQFLAFIRDGRDEVVEEVDLTDLVREVVAPYNQNGEQVRMRLEPIQPFALRRVSMKRLLNNLIGNALHHAGSDVEVAAYVSGDSAAPYVVLSVMDRGAGIDPDELEGIFNPFTRGDRARGGKGTGLGLAIVRRIASMHGGNVELRNREEGGLEARVRLPLGLMLPRDAV; this is encoded by the coding sequence ATGAAAACCCCGCTGTGGTTCCCCCAAAGCTTTTTCTCTCGCACCCTTTGGCTGGTGCTGATCGTCGTTCTGTTTTCTAAAGCACTCACGCTGGTTTATCTGTTGATGAACGAGGACGTGCTGGTGGATCGACAATACAGCCACGGTGTTGCCTTGACGCTGCGCGCCTATTGGGCGGCTGACCCCGAGAACCGCGAGAAAATCGCCAAGGCCGCCACGCTGGTCCGTGTGGCGGGCGCGGGGGTGCCCGAGGGTGAGCAACACTGGCCCTACAGTGAAATCTACCAGCGCCAGATGCAGTCTGAACTCGGTGAAGACACTGAGGTGCGGCTGCGTATGCATGTATCGCCAGCGTTGTGGGTGCGCGCGCCAAGCCTGGGTGAGGATTGGCTGAAAGTGCCGCTGTACCCGCATCCGCTGCGTGGGCAGAAGATCTGGAACGTGCTGGGCTGGTTCCTGGCGATCGGGCTGCTTTCAACGGCGTCGGCGTGGATCTTTGTCCGGCAGCTCAACCAACCACTCAAACGCCTGGTGTTTGCCGCCCGCCAATTGGGCCAAGGGCGCAGCGTGCGCTTGCCGGTCAGCGATACGCCCAGCGAGATGACCGAGGTGTACGGCGCGTTCAACCAGATGGCGGAAGACGTCGAGCAGGCCGGGCGCGAACGCGAGTTGATGCTGGCGGGAGTTTCCCACGACTTGCGCACACCCTTGACGCGGCTGCGCTTGTCTCTGGAGTTGATGGGCAACCATAGCGATCTCACCGATGACATGGTCCGCGACATTGAGGACATGGACGCTATTCTCGACCAGTTCCTCGCGTTCATCCGTGATGGCCGGGATGAGGTGGTGGAAGAGGTCGACCTGACTGACTTGGTGCGTGAGGTGGTCGCGCCCTACAACCAGAACGGTGAGCAGGTGCGCATGCGCCTTGAGCCGATCCAGCCTTTTGCGTTGCGGCGGGTCTCGATGAAGCGCCTGTTGAACAACCTGATCGGCAACGCTTTGCATCACGCCGGTTCCGATGTTGAAGTGGCGGCGTATGTATCCGGCGACAGTGCTGCGCCCTATGTGGTGCTGAGCGTCATGGACCGGGGCGCGGGCATCGACCCGGACGAGCTGGAGGGGATCTTCAACCCTTTCACCCGCGGCGACCGTGCCCGAGGTGGTAAGGGTACTGGTCTGGGGTTGGCAATTGTGCGGCGGATTGCCTCGATGCATGGCGGCAATGTTGAGTTGCGTAACCGCGAGGAGGGAGGGTTAGAGGCGCGAGTGCGTTTGCCGCTCGGGCTGATGTTGCCGAGAGACGCGGTCTAA